From Nitratidesulfovibrio vulgaris str. Hildenborough, a single genomic window includes:
- a CDS encoding winged helix-turn-helix transcriptional regulator, with the protein MKKTTARDADHRPCLLKHCAGKDYYCSLELTLQVIGGKWKPIILWRIGQDGVLRFSELRRILPNITQKMLTQQLRELEADGMVHREVYPQVPPRVEYSLTELGRTLMPVLEHLILWGRAFEEMHGVTPAPYKEDGTDTEKATAAAPAIDGDEADDEAAA; encoded by the coding sequence ATGAAAAAGACCACCGCCCGCGATGCCGACCACCGCCCCTGCCTTCTGAAGCACTGTGCGGGCAAGGACTACTACTGCTCGCTGGAACTCACGTTGCAGGTCATCGGAGGCAAATGGAAGCCCATCATCCTCTGGCGCATCGGACAGGACGGTGTGCTGCGCTTCAGCGAACTGAGGCGCATCCTCCCCAACATCACCCAGAAGATGCTCACGCAGCAACTGCGTGAACTGGAAGCCGACGGCATGGTGCACCGCGAGGTGTATCCGCAGGTCCCCCCCCGCGTGGAATACTCGCTGACGGAACTGGGCCGGACGCTCATGCCCGTGCTTGAGCACCTCATCCTCTGGGGACGCGCCTTCGAGGAGATGCACGGCGTCACACCCGCACCCTACAAGGAGGACGGGACGGACACAGAGAAGGCAACCGCAGCCGCCCCGGCAATCGACGGGGACGAAGCCGACGACGAGGCCGCGGCCTAG
- a CDS encoding DMT family transporter, protein MAFGTGELAALGTACIWAVSCQIHSQLSREMGATNLTLLRLPLAVALLGAACVFSGVSFDHPASVWWYFSLSGLTGVALCDWLFYGSTVLLGPRVACVCQSLAASMTAFLGVMFLGESLGWAGVLGIAVATVGVIIVVTDGGGRSDGLATTPGQRRKGIALALGSALALALAMFFSKKGFSTGADPLFCAFLRNVAAAVVFWPVVALMGGSRAAMQSLRSGRGVLPRMALGAVLGPGIGMWLSLVAVANTDTGVAATLIGLEPIAIMPVVWFMTGRRPTVRAVVGAAVAFAGTALLLMRHHL, encoded by the coding sequence ATGGCATTCGGAACGGGCGAACTTGCCGCCCTCGGCACGGCCTGCATCTGGGCCGTTTCCTGCCAGATACATTCGCAGCTTTCCCGCGAGATGGGAGCGACCAACCTGACACTCCTGCGTCTGCCGCTGGCGGTGGCACTGCTTGGGGCTGCGTGTGTCTTCTCAGGGGTGTCGTTCGACCACCCCGCTTCGGTGTGGTGGTACTTCTCGCTGTCCGGGCTGACCGGCGTGGCCCTGTGCGACTGGCTGTTCTACGGTTCGACCGTGCTGCTTGGCCCGCGGGTGGCCTGCGTGTGCCAGTCGCTTGCAGCCAGTATGACGGCCTTTCTGGGCGTGATGTTCCTCGGCGAGAGTCTCGGCTGGGCCGGAGTGCTTGGGATAGCTGTGGCCACGGTCGGCGTCATCATCGTCGTCACGGACGGCGGCGGCCGGTCTGATGGGCTGGCCACGACCCCGGGTCAGCGCCGCAAGGGCATCGCCCTTGCCTTGGGGTCGGCGTTGGCCCTCGCCCTTGCCATGTTCTTTTCCAAGAAGGGATTCAGCACCGGGGCAGACCCGCTGTTCTGTGCGTTTCTCCGTAACGTGGCGGCGGCGGTGGTCTTCTGGCCCGTCGTGGCCCTCATGGGCGGTTCGCGGGCTGCGATGCAGTCTTTGCGAAGCGGGCGGGGAGTGTTGCCGCGCATGGCGCTGGGGGCCGTACTTGGCCCCGGCATCGGCATGTGGCTTTCACTTGTGGCGGTGGCCAACACCGACACGGGCGTGGCAGCCACGCTCATCGGACTTGAGCCCATCGCCATCATGCCCGTGGTATGGTTCATGACGGGCAGGCGACCGACGGTGCGTGCCGTGGTGGGGGCCGCTGTGGCCTTCGCAGGCACGGCACTGCTGTTGATGCGGCACCACCTGTAG
- the rarD gene encoding EamA family transporter RarD, which translates to MPSAPVTSDTSRKGLVAGLGAFALWGLLPLYWKQLLDVPPFEILCHRILWSFVFLLPVVVFSGRWAEVRAAVRDRGTLLRVACSGLLVGFNWYLYIWAVNTGHVLETSLGYYINPLMNVALGCVFLRERPSRLQVAAIALAAFGVLWMLAGYGRFPWVALTLAGSFSLYGFMRKTVKVASVPGLFIETSILAPFVAVWLVRLHLGGGGAFMHLAPTTDLLLMGAGVATSTPLIWFAFAARSLRLTTVGVLQYLAPTLAFMLGVFVFHEPLTPSHLVTFGCIWGALALYTIEGWRALHRKP; encoded by the coding sequence ATGCCCAGCGCACCCGTGACCTCCGATACCTCGCGCAAGGGCCTTGTGGCGGGATTGGGGGCATTCGCCCTGTGGGGCCTGCTGCCCCTGTACTGGAAACAGCTGCTCGACGTTCCCCCGTTCGAGATTCTCTGTCACCGCATCTTGTGGTCTTTCGTCTTTCTCTTGCCCGTGGTGGTGTTCTCCGGTCGATGGGCAGAGGTGCGTGCCGCTGTGCGCGACCGGGGGACGTTGCTGCGTGTGGCATGCAGCGGTCTGCTGGTCGGTTTCAACTGGTATCTCTACATCTGGGCGGTGAACACGGGCCATGTGCTGGAGACGAGCCTTGGCTACTACATCAACCCGTTGATGAACGTGGCGCTGGGTTGCGTGTTCCTGCGTGAACGTCCCTCGCGCCTGCAGGTGGCAGCCATCGCCCTTGCCGCCTTCGGGGTGCTGTGGATGCTTGCCGGGTACGGGCGCTTCCCGTGGGTTGCGCTGACGCTGGCGGGGTCGTTCTCTCTGTATGGCTTCATGCGCAAGACGGTGAAGGTCGCCTCCGTACCCGGACTCTTCATCGAGACGAGCATCCTTGCACCTTTCGTCGCGGTGTGGCTGGTGCGCCTGCACCTTGGCGGCGGCGGTGCGTTCATGCATCTCGCCCCGACGACCGACCTGCTGCTCATGGGGGCGGGCGTGGCGACCTCCACGCCGCTCATCTGGTTCGCCTTTGCGGCGCGAAGCCTTCGTCTCACCACGGTGGGGGTGCTGCAATACCTTGCCCCCACACTTGCGTTCATGCTCGGGGTCTTCGTCTTCCATGAACCGCTCACGCCGTCGCATCTGGTGACGTTCGGCTGCATATGGGGGGCGCTGGCCCTGTACACCATCGAAGGATGGCGCGCCCTGCACAGAAAGCCCTGA
- a CDS encoding outer membrane lipoprotein: MRNLKTCAWLLIATLLLAACGPSYGGSTYKGGQARTAHTVQWGTIEQINDATIEDQQSGLGMLGGAVVGGVLGNMVGGGKGRTLATLGGAVGGAAAGYAGEKALNNKRALEITVRLENGQVMSIVQEPDEVFTVGDRVRVLQGSDGSARVRH, from the coding sequence ATGCGCAATTTGAAGACCTGCGCCTGGCTTCTCATCGCCACGTTGCTCCTCGCCGCGTGCGGCCCCAGTTATGGCGGCAGCACCTATAAGGGCGGTCAGGCCCGTACGGCCCACACGGTGCAGTGGGGTACCATCGAACAGATCAACGATGCCACCATCGAAGACCAGCAGTCCGGTCTAGGCATGCTCGGCGGTGCCGTCGTGGGCGGGGTCCTCGGCAACATGGTGGGCGGCGGCAAGGGCCGCACCCTCGCCACCCTTGGTGGCGCCGTCGGCGGTGCCGCCGCGGGCTATGCGGGTGAGAAGGCCCTCAACAACAAGCGGGCGCTCGAAATCACGGTCCGTCTCGAAAACGGACAGGTCATGTCCATCGTGCAGGAACCTGACGAAGTGTTCACCGTGGGCGACCGTGTGCGCGTGCTGCAAGGCAGCGACGGTTCGGCCCGGGTGCGTCACTAG
- a CDS encoding RNA recognition motif domain-containing protein — translation MAKSIYVGNLPWSATEEQVQDLFSPFGPVLSVKLVSDRDTGRARGFGFVEMDDAEAVAAIEALDNASFGGRTLRVNEARPRAPRPPRY, via the coding sequence ATGGCCAAGTCCATCTACGTCGGGAACCTTCCCTGGTCCGCCACTGAAGAGCAGGTGCAGGACCTCTTCTCTCCGTTCGGTCCCGTTCTTTCCGTAAAGCTGGTCAGCGACCGTGATACGGGTCGTGCCCGTGGCTTCGGCTTCGTCGAGATGGACGATGCCGAGGCTGTCGCCGCCATCGAAGCTCTTGATAACGCTTCGTTCGGTGGTCGCACCCTGCGCGTGAACGAAGCCCGTCCCCGCGCGCCCCGCCCGCCCCGCTACTAG
- a CDS encoding EAL domain-containing protein — MSRYIRALLCCVVIALIVAGASPIRASDVGSLPLRLALRPDMPPYQFFDMEGRPQGLVVTVWESWTRATGTPVIFVPVTENEIPDAFARSRIDAVAALPAQLLPRFGLAEAAEVGHLSVGIFSHTGNSSPDPADQGQGSVTSPAIPAGMGLATILQDTLPGVNPVVFPDTTSLLAAAHAGNVRQIALYMAHGDYLRKHGRLEGFDAGIAVASSRLVAALPAADIARKQRIRLGFSRLADTDHRDLEAMWHGAQTAFPFMRPLVLLGVLTFLLLVVVLGRNLALRRRMEKERAERRRTENMLDGFLERLPDNHFTLDVDGTGAVVMASNGTEDVLGVSPDEAPSRLRHLLPPTKDGAWSQASFSIEAAHADGSLRTLDCLATTPDERGHRRVLVFDTTRRNLERQRVEAIHHRYMSILDNAPVGIFRIMPDGSMVGANREMARLWGFSSPEELLASEEARRLILCDDPKACPLSFARIAASGGLVNEEVLCRTRDGRSFTGLVSARAVPQDDDVQSYVDGFLLDISQLKEARDKLRQTSRNLADIIDFYPDATLVVDAAGRLVAWNRAMEELTGIAAADMIGKGDYEYALPFYGERIPILCDLLRDPAIIPAARYSLLEQTEHRIVVELPLPFFRKGRGLFVWTAASALTDEHGKVTAVIQVIRDVTERRIELEALAKSRERYQMAIEATNEGIWEWDVTTGELYHSPRCVEILGRGGASAPDTLLRDLSLQVHPDDRLRMVTLTQSLMTEPVERFSLECRMRHPVQGWRWVLCHGVVQRNGSGGPRRITGSIADITERKQSEIISAILLQISNAVNVTHDIEGLFSTIHDILRSYVAAENFFIALVDEKQDRLEFPYHTDEKDPSLPRLESISSLASPPPTLEVIRTGRQLLLSYEDLLGRAYIGTIASVWLGTPLRVRGKVIGAMVLQHYSDPDAFSDSDARLMTSLADQIAVAIERKQNEEQLTYLALHDSLTGLPNRTLLLERIEQARLRSLRGKGRSFAVMMIDLDRFKIINDSHGHAVGDRLLQMVSAAVRPVLRPADTVARLGGDEFAILLEDVATPREVVHVARRVIKAVERPARVANKLLRTSASVGIVLRTDGYGSADELLRDADIAMYQAKEQGRGRFRVFNRTMHQQAMDAMNLENDLGAALRWGQFELDYQPVFDTRSRALLGFEALVRWRHPLRGLIPPTAFIPVAEETGIITRLGHWVLETALTALARWRLQIPGIDDLYVAVNMSALQFAQPTLPGSVRDALQKTGLPASCLKVEITETAIMQDPTTALQRISALRDLGVGIGIDDFGTGYSSLAYLQRFPVDTLKVDRSFVSQSTTPEGEGNREIVRAVVVLAHSLSLAVVAEGVETEEQFAFLAGLGCDAVQGYLLSRPVPEADIPAHISTTWALPAQGDAIPESP; from the coding sequence ATGTCACGTTACATCCGCGCCTTGCTGTGCTGTGTGGTCATTGCGCTCATCGTAGCGGGCGCATCACCTATCCGGGCTTCCGATGTAGGGTCTTTGCCACTGCGCCTCGCCCTGCGGCCCGACATGCCTCCATACCAGTTCTTCGATATGGAAGGACGCCCACAGGGGCTGGTCGTCACCGTATGGGAAAGCTGGACGCGTGCCACGGGCACTCCCGTGATTTTTGTGCCTGTCACGGAGAACGAGATTCCCGACGCCTTCGCCCGGTCGCGCATCGACGCCGTCGCCGCCCTGCCCGCCCAGTTGCTGCCTCGTTTCGGTCTCGCCGAAGCGGCAGAGGTGGGCCATCTTTCCGTAGGCATCTTCTCGCATACCGGGAACTCTTCGCCTGACCCTGCCGACCAGGGGCAGGGGAGTGTCACATCACCCGCCATCCCGGCCGGGATGGGACTCGCCACCATCCTGCAGGATACGCTGCCGGGAGTGAATCCCGTCGTCTTTCCCGACACCACCAGTCTGCTTGCCGCCGCCCATGCCGGAAACGTACGGCAGATTGCCCTTTACATGGCCCATGGTGACTACCTGCGCAAACACGGACGCCTCGAAGGTTTCGATGCGGGCATCGCCGTAGCCTCAAGTCGGCTAGTGGCGGCCCTCCCCGCTGCCGACATCGCACGCAAGCAACGCATTCGACTCGGTTTCTCCCGTCTGGCGGATACCGACCACCGCGACCTTGAGGCCATGTGGCACGGTGCGCAGACGGCCTTTCCGTTCATGCGGCCCCTCGTGCTTCTTGGCGTACTGACATTCCTGCTTCTGGTCGTCGTACTCGGCCGCAACCTCGCGCTGCGCAGACGCATGGAGAAGGAACGTGCCGAACGCCGCCGCACCGAGAACATGCTCGACGGCTTTCTTGAACGCCTGCCAGACAACCACTTCACCCTCGATGTGGATGGAACCGGCGCTGTCGTCATGGCAAGCAACGGCACGGAGGACGTTCTTGGCGTCTCGCCGGATGAGGCACCATCCAGACTCCGGCACCTGCTTCCCCCGACGAAGGACGGCGCGTGGTCGCAGGCGTCGTTCTCGATTGAAGCGGCACACGCTGACGGTTCACTGCGCACGCTGGACTGCCTTGCCACCACGCCCGACGAAAGGGGACACCGCCGTGTCCTCGTGTTCGACACCACCCGCCGCAACCTCGAAAGACAACGTGTCGAGGCCATACATCACCGCTACATGTCCATCCTCGACAATGCGCCGGTGGGCATCTTCCGCATCATGCCCGACGGTTCCATGGTGGGTGCCAATCGCGAGATGGCAAGGCTATGGGGGTTCTCGTCGCCCGAAGAACTGCTCGCGTCGGAGGAGGCACGCCGCCTCATCCTCTGCGACGACCCCAAGGCCTGTCCCCTGAGTTTTGCCCGCATCGCCGCATCCGGCGGGCTGGTGAACGAGGAGGTGCTGTGCCGCACCCGCGACGGACGCAGCTTCACCGGGCTCGTCTCGGCACGGGCAGTACCGCAGGACGACGATGTACAGTCATACGTCGACGGCTTCCTGCTCGACATCTCGCAACTCAAAGAGGCACGGGACAAGCTACGCCAGACAAGCCGCAACCTGGCCGACATCATCGACTTCTACCCCGATGCCACGCTCGTGGTCGATGCCGCAGGAAGGCTGGTGGCATGGAACAGGGCCATGGAAGAACTCACGGGCATCGCCGCGGCCGACATGATAGGCAAGGGCGACTACGAATATGCCCTGCCGTTCTACGGTGAGCGCATCCCCATTCTGTGCGACCTGCTGCGCGACCCGGCCATCATCCCGGCCGCGCGGTACAGTCTTCTTGAGCAGACTGAACACCGCATCGTGGTGGAACTGCCTCTCCCGTTCTTCCGCAAGGGGCGCGGGCTGTTCGTGTGGACGGCGGCATCGGCCCTCACGGACGAACACGGCAAGGTCACCGCAGTCATACAGGTCATCCGTGACGTGACCGAACGCAGGATTGAACTGGAAGCGCTCGCCAAAAGCCGCGAGCGCTACCAGATGGCCATCGAAGCCACCAACGAGGGAATCTGGGAATGGGACGTCACCACCGGCGAACTCTACCATTCACCCCGTTGTGTCGAGATACTGGGCCGTGGGGGCGCAAGCGCACCTGACACCCTTCTCCGCGACCTCTCCCTGCAGGTTCATCCGGATGACAGGCTGAGGATGGTGACGCTGACGCAATCGCTCATGACGGAACCCGTCGAACGCTTCTCGCTGGAATGCCGGATGCGCCATCCCGTACAGGGTTGGCGGTGGGTACTCTGCCACGGCGTCGTCCAGCGCAACGGTTCAGGCGGGCCAAGACGCATCACCGGGTCCATCGCGGACATCACCGAGCGCAAACAGAGTGAGATCATCAGTGCCATCCTGCTCCAGATATCCAACGCGGTGAATGTCACCCACGACATCGAGGGGCTGTTCAGCACCATCCATGACATCCTGCGCAGCTATGTCGCCGCCGAGAACTTCTTCATCGCCCTCGTCGACGAGAAGCAGGACCGGCTCGAATTCCCCTACCATACCGACGAGAAGGACCCTTCCCTGCCGCGGCTGGAGAGCATCTCGAGCCTTGCCTCGCCGCCCCCGACCCTTGAGGTCATCCGCACCGGGCGCCAACTGCTGCTCTCGTACGAAGACCTGCTAGGCCGCGCCTACATCGGCACCATCGCCTCGGTCTGGCTGGGGACCCCCCTCAGGGTGCGCGGCAAGGTCATCGGTGCCATGGTGCTGCAGCACTACTCCGACCCCGATGCCTTCTCCGACAGCGACGCACGCCTCATGACTTCGCTCGCCGACCAGATTGCCGTGGCCATCGAGCGCAAGCAGAACGAAGAGCAACTCACCTACCTCGCCCTGCACGACAGCCTCACGGGGCTGCCCAACCGTACGCTGCTTCTCGAACGCATCGAACAGGCGCGGCTACGCTCGTTGCGCGGCAAGGGGCGCTCGTTCGCCGTCATGATGATCGACCTCGACAGGTTCAAGATCATCAACGACAGCCACGGGCACGCCGTGGGCGACAGGCTGCTCCAGATGGTCTCTGCGGCGGTGCGCCCCGTGCTGCGCCCTGCGGACACGGTGGCCCGCCTCGGTGGTGACGAATTCGCCATCCTGCTGGAGGATGTCGCCACCCCGCGCGAAGTGGTGCATGTCGCCCGCCGGGTCATCAAGGCCGTCGAACGACCTGCGCGCGTCGCCAACAAGCTGCTGCGAACCTCGGCCAGCGTCGGCATCGTGCTGCGCACCGATGGCTACGGTTCCGCCGACGAACTGCTCCGCGACGCGGACATCGCCATGTATCAGGCCAAGGAACAGGGGCGCGGACGGTTCAGGGTGTTCAACCGCACCATGCACCAGCAGGCCATGGACGCCATGAACCTCGAGAACGACCTCGGGGCGGCACTCCGCTGGGGACAGTTCGAACTGGACTACCAGCCGGTGTTCGACACGCGCTCGCGCGCGCTGCTCGGATTTGAAGCCCTTGTGCGCTGGCGTCACCCCCTCAGGGGACTCATTCCGCCCACGGCGTTCATCCCCGTGGCTGAAGAGACGGGCATCATCACACGCCTCGGCCACTGGGTGCTCGAAACCGCGCTGACGGCACTGGCGCGCTGGCGCCTGCAGATTCCCGGCATCGACGACCTCTACGTGGCCGTGAACATGTCCGCCCTGCAGTTCGCGCAACCCACGCTGCCGGGAAGCGTGCGCGACGCATTGCAAAAGACGGGGCTACCCGCCTCGTGCCTCAAGGTGGAAATAACCGAAACGGCCATCATGCAAGACCCCACAACGGCCCTGCAACGCATCTCGGCCCTGCGCGACCTCGGGGTAGGCATCGGCATCGACGACTTCGGCACCGGCTATTCATCGCTGGCCTATCTGCAGCGGTTCCCGGTCGACACCCTCAAGGTCGACAGGTCGTTCGTCTCGCAGTCCACCACACCCGAAGGCGAAGGCAACCGTGAAATCGTTCGGGCCGTCGTCGTGCTTGCCCACAGCCTCTCACTGGCGGTCGTGGCGGAGGGGGTGGAGACCGAAGAACAGTTCGCCTTCCTCGCCGGACTGGGATGTGATGCCGTGCAGGGCTACCTGCTGTCACGCCCGGTACCCGAGGCCGACATTCCGGCCCACATCTCCACCACATGGGCACTGCCCGCGCAGGGCGACGCCATCCCTGAATCGCCGTAG
- a CDS encoding magnesium transporter CorA family protein: MDIRTLYLHGDGDTTRTTDSPVEGGIVWYDMDIDMDDDPTPALTGLGLPPHILESCLATRRFPETEAFAGGVLLHMPVRQQWNAPRATYLTLLMLAGKVVSLHRAPLPVTVKTAQRLTMGDAPHLGLARDLFLYLLEAVIETNIQNFVEARSHIEELSRTLDETPDAVGVDDILPFKRNVARLTVQHEEQFYCLTALQGIFAGGAPNAQRDPRLRDMLDTQAHLARSADRMEYRLRDMQQHCHYVMQERTEQRLRILTILSSIYMPLTLIAGIYGMNFKAMPELDWEYGYFAVLGLMAATAAGLLWFFRRRGWLG, translated from the coding sequence ATGGATATACGCACCCTGTACCTGCACGGCGATGGCGACACCACCCGGACAACGGATTCTCCCGTTGAGGGAGGTATCGTCTGGTACGATATGGATATCGACATGGATGACGACCCCACTCCCGCACTGACGGGACTGGGGCTGCCCCCGCACATCCTTGAAAGCTGCCTCGCAACCCGGCGCTTCCCGGAAACCGAGGCCTTCGCCGGAGGCGTACTGCTGCATATGCCCGTGCGCCAGCAATGGAACGCCCCCCGTGCCACCTATCTCACCCTGCTGATGCTTGCGGGCAAGGTGGTCTCGCTGCACCGTGCCCCCCTTCCCGTCACGGTGAAGACGGCGCAACGCCTGACCATGGGCGATGCCCCCCACCTCGGGCTGGCGCGCGACCTGTTCCTGTACCTGCTTGAAGCCGTCATCGAAACCAACATCCAGAATTTCGTCGAGGCGCGCAGCCACATCGAAGAACTCTCCCGCACACTGGACGAGACGCCCGATGCCGTGGGGGTCGACGACATCCTTCCCTTCAAGCGCAATGTCGCCCGCCTCACCGTGCAGCACGAAGAGCAATTCTATTGCCTGACGGCCCTGCAGGGCATCTTCGCGGGCGGTGCCCCCAACGCCCAGCGAGACCCGCGCCTGCGCGACATGCTTGACACGCAGGCCCACCTCGCCCGCAGTGCCGACCGCATGGAATACCGGCTGCGCGACATGCAGCAACACTGCCACTATGTCATGCAGGAACGCACGGAACAACGCCTGCGCATCCTCACCATCCTCTCGTCCATCTACATGCCGCTGACGCTCATCGCTGGCATCTACGGCATGAACTTCAAGGCCATGCCCGAACTCGACTGGGAATATGGCTACTTCGCGGTTCTGGGGCTCATGGCCGCCACAGCCGCCGGACTGCTATGGTTCTTCAGACGGCGCGGGTGGCTGGGGTGA
- a CDS encoding HD domain-containing protein produces MTACDPQQNLQGRDRMKRLADFLFEAGMLRRTPRTGYQFLGTGQENVAEHSFRTAVIGFVLARMADADTAHTALLCLFHDFHEARIGDFNYVNRIYNTSAPRTALEHATEGTGLADDLLPLWDELESAATIEARLAQDADQIDLILNLKQELDLGNRYAAKWLECALQRLRTAEGRELANTIATTDHTDWWFIGPDRSWWERKNGKGKHK; encoded by the coding sequence ATGACAGCCTGCGACCCGCAACAGAACCTTCAGGGACGCGACCGCATGAAGCGGCTTGCCGACTTCCTCTTCGAGGCGGGGATGCTCCGCCGCACCCCGCGCACCGGCTACCAGTTCCTCGGAACGGGACAGGAGAATGTGGCCGAGCATTCGTTCCGTACTGCCGTCATCGGCTTCGTGCTGGCACGGATGGCCGACGCGGACACCGCCCACACCGCCCTGCTTTGCCTGTTCCACGACTTCCACGAGGCACGCATCGGCGATTTCAACTATGTGAACCGCATCTACAACACCAGCGCCCCACGCACGGCACTCGAACATGCCACCGAGGGCACGGGCCTCGCCGACGACCTGCTGCCCCTGTGGGATGAACTCGAGTCCGCAGCCACCATCGAGGCGCGCCTCGCACAGGATGCAGACCAGATAGACCTCATCCTCAACCTCAAGCAGGAACTCGACCTCGGCAACCGCTATGCCGCCAAATGGCTCGAATGCGCCCTGCAGCGGCTACGCACCGCCGAAGGCCGCGAACTGGCGAACACCATCGCCACCACCGACCACACGGACTGGTGGTTCATCGGCCCCGACAGGTCATGGTGGGAACGCAAGAACGGCAAGGGCAAGCACAAGTAG
- a CDS encoding ABC transporter permease, producing MRGLGIILKSLAAHRTRALLAMLGVFLGALALTAVMHVAGAMVLKADLETQKLGPNLLQALSGQVRFRRDGPSGVSGVNRTFTLQDAEAILGGVAQVRDGVPYCNAPMPVRYGSIKTTSQLVATLPGFARVRAYSPAYGRFISDEDEAGRALVCVLGTAIATRLFERPDNAVGRTVFFFRAPVQVVGVMEEKGQDVSGTNLDEQVYVPLSTYMRRMANQDWISGVYMNLHDGADEEAARAAVTAILRSRHLIAAGQKDDFSVLSARDANKLRKEALDLVQTLGVLSSSISFAVGSLGILSIMTLLVRARRLEIGVRRAVGASRNVIVRQFLAEAGLMAGVGGTLGVVVALALVTVVYAVGDFPYTYDPLLAAGACIASVVLGVAAGAYPAWQASRVDVLDVLRHPE from the coding sequence ATGCGCGGTCTGGGCATCATCCTCAAGTCGCTGGCGGCGCACCGTACCCGCGCGTTGCTGGCCATGCTGGGCGTCTTTCTGGGGGCGCTGGCCCTCACCGCCGTGATGCACGTGGCCGGGGCCATGGTGCTGAAGGCTGACCTCGAGACGCAGAAGCTGGGGCCCAATCTGCTTCAGGCCCTTTCTGGGCAGGTGCGTTTCCGGCGTGACGGCCCTTCGGGTGTTAGCGGCGTGAACCGTACCTTCACCCTTCAGGACGCCGAGGCCATCCTCGGGGGCGTGGCGCAGGTGCGCGACGGCGTACCCTACTGCAACGCCCCCATGCCGGTGCGCTACGGCAGCATCAAGACCACGTCGCAACTGGTGGCGACCCTGCCCGGATTCGCTCGCGTCAGGGCCTACAGCCCCGCATACGGGCGATTCATCTCCGACGAGGACGAAGCAGGCCGGGCGCTGGTGTGCGTGCTGGGCACGGCCATCGCCACACGCCTGTTCGAAAGACCCGACAATGCCGTGGGGCGCACCGTGTTCTTCTTCCGCGCCCCGGTGCAGGTCGTGGGCGTCATGGAGGAGAAGGGGCAGGACGTGTCGGGCACGAACCTTGACGAACAGGTCTATGTCCCTCTTTCCACGTACATGCGGCGCATGGCCAATCAGGACTGGATAAGCGGCGTCTACATGAACCTGCATGACGGGGCCGACGAGGAGGCCGCAAGGGCGGCGGTGACAGCCATCCTGCGTTCGCGGCATCTCATCGCCGCAGGGCAGAAGGACGACTTCTCCGTCCTTTCCGCACGCGACGCCAACAAGCTGCGCAAGGAGGCCCTCGACCTCGTGCAGACGCTCGGGGTGCTCAGTTCATCCATCTCGTTCGCGGTGGGCAGCCTCGGCATCCTGTCCATCATGACCCTGCTGGTGCGCGCACGCAGGCTGGAGATAGGTGTGCGCCGTGCCGTGGGGGCCAGCCGCAACGTCATCGTGCGGCAATTCCTCGCAGAGGCGGGACTCATGGCAGGGGTGGGCGGCACGCTTGGTGTCGTCGTGGCCCTTGCACTGGTGACCGTGGTCTATGCCGTGGGCGACTTCCCCTATACCTACGACCCGCTGCTGGCCGCCGGGGCCTGCATCGCCTCGGTGGTGCTGGGTGTCGCGGCCGGGGCCTATCCCGCATGGCAGGCGTCACGGGTCGACGTCCTCGACGTATTGCGGCACCCCGAATAG